A genomic region of Herbaspirillum sp. DW155 contains the following coding sequences:
- the pgeF gene encoding peptidoglycan editing factor PgeF, with product MELLIPDWAAPANIGALTTLRAGGFSPAPYGDGQGGPGLNLGTHVDDDPALVARNRALLRRLLPAEPAWLTQVHGVNVLDAAALPAQPTADACISSTPGAVCVMMTADCLPVLFCDRAGTVVGAAHAGWRGLAAGVLEQTVAAMRARGAHDILAWLGPAIGPGHFEVGGEVREAFLDQQAGAQSAFRAYPGRPGKYLADIYALARQRLAKVDVHEVSGGGLCTVADPRFYSYRRDKTTGRMGSLIWLK from the coding sequence ATGGAGCTGCTGATCCCCGACTGGGCGGCACCGGCCAACATCGGTGCCCTGACCACCCTGCGTGCCGGCGGCTTCAGCCCCGCGCCTTACGGCGACGGGCAGGGCGGCCCGGGTCTGAACCTGGGCACCCACGTGGACGATGACCCGGCGCTGGTCGCCCGCAATCGCGCGCTGTTGCGCCGCCTGTTGCCGGCCGAGCCGGCCTGGCTGACGCAGGTGCATGGGGTGAACGTGCTGGACGCGGCCGCGCTGCCCGCTCAGCCCACCGCCGATGCCTGCATCAGCAGCACGCCCGGCGCGGTGTGCGTGATGATGACGGCCGATTGCCTGCCGGTCCTGTTCTGCGACCGCGCCGGCACCGTGGTGGGTGCGGCCCATGCCGGCTGGCGCGGGCTGGCGGCCGGTGTACTGGAGCAGACCGTGGCGGCCATGCGCGCGCGTGGCGCCCACGACATCCTCGCCTGGCTGGGACCAGCCATCGGGCCCGGGCATTTCGAGGTCGGCGGCGAGGTGCGCGAGGCATTCCTGGATCAGCAGGCCGGGGCGCAAAGCGCCTTCCGGGCTTATCCGGGGCGCCCCGGCAAGTATCTGGCCGACATCTATGCGCTGGCGCGCCAGCGGCTGGCGAAGGTGGATGTGCATGAGGTCAGCGGCGGCGGCCTGTGTACTGTGGCCGATCCGCGGTTCTATTCCTATCGCCGCGACAAGACCACCGGGCGCATGGGCTCGCTGATCTGGCTCAAGTGA